In Tolypothrix sp. NIES-4075, the following proteins share a genomic window:
- the hetZ gene encoding heterocyst differentiation protein HetZ, producing MNLAATATIQGENSIGVEGIFQLLLKELSQLTKASEQNCHDVATRINAEVYRICNESKRIQASGAVESSAMTLAKHRLQQCLRYYQLGSNRGRVELHSTLSAIIYRYINPPQRQLSYQGRLTIIEDFLQSFYLEALNAFRRENQLPSTYRPQSLLELAEYMAFTERYGKRRIPLPGRQQQLIILRAQTFSQQMPNESSVDIEQAAEGSANEGDGSWEDPAVQQLRSAMAMQPEPEPEEDTLRSVVVTELMNYLEQRQQTDCADYFALRLQDLSAQEIESILGLTPRQRDYLQQRFKYHLIRFALLHRWELVHEWLEASLPTNLGLTPQQWEIYTAQLDDKQRSLLELKQQGQPDEKIAKTLGLSMAQLQKRWFKILEQAWEIRNSLVSGSGASTHE from the coding sequence ATGAATTTAGCCGCAACCGCAACTATTCAGGGAGAAAATTCTATCGGAGTGGAGGGGATATTTCAACTCCTGTTGAAGGAGTTAAGCCAATTAACCAAAGCTTCGGAGCAGAATTGCCACGACGTGGCTACACGAATTAACGCCGAAGTTTACCGGATTTGCAATGAAAGTAAACGTATCCAAGCTTCCGGTGCAGTGGAAAGCTCGGCGATGACCTTAGCCAAACATAGGCTACAACAGTGTCTCAGATACTACCAGTTAGGTTCAAATCGGGGTAGGGTCGAATTACATAGCACTTTGAGTGCGATTATCTACCGTTACATTAATCCTCCTCAGAGGCAGTTGAGCTATCAGGGACGGCTGACGATCATTGAAGATTTCTTACAAAGTTTTTATTTGGAGGCGTTAAACGCTTTCCGGCGCGAAAATCAGCTTCCCTCTACCTATCGCCCCCAGAGTCTTCTGGAATTAGCAGAGTATATGGCATTTACCGAGCGCTATGGCAAGCGCCGGATTCCCCTACCAGGACGACAGCAGCAGCTGATTATTTTGCGGGCGCAAACTTTTTCTCAACAAATGCCGAACGAAAGCTCTGTAGACATCGAACAAGCCGCAGAAGGTAGCGCTAATGAAGGCGATGGTTCTTGGGAAGATCCAGCCGTGCAGCAATTGCGAAGTGCGATGGCGATGCAACCCGAACCCGAACCCGAAGAAGATACGTTGCGTTCTGTTGTGGTTACGGAGTTAATGAACTATCTAGAACAACGGCAACAAACCGACTGCGCTGATTACTTCGCCCTTCGCCTTCAAGATTTATCCGCGCAAGAAATTGAGTCAATTTTGGGTTTAACTCCTCGCCAGCGCGATTACTTGCAGCAACGCTTTAAATATCACCTGATTCGTTTTGCCTTGCTGCATCGCTGGGAATTGGTTCACGAGTGGTTAGAAGCTTCTTTGCCCACTAACTTGGGCTTGACTCCCCAACAATGGGAAATTTACACCGCACAACTCGACGATAAACAACGGTCTTTATTAGAGTTGAAGCAACAAGGACAACCTGATGAAAAAATTGCCAAAACTTTAGGGTTGTCAATGGCACAACTTCAAAAGCGGTGGTTTAAAATTCTGGAACAAGCTTGGGAAATTCGTAACTCGTTAGTGTCCGGATCGGGTGCATCTACTCATGAATAG
- a CDS encoding PatU encodes MNSDSESLQHQLLAWLLASDVEASLHPSAECEEIDGVENPLFETTTSISGDFESEGIPQTFQLGEIPTVQERFQAVIKRRLQVQIQDHPPLFPWETQLRDYPDYVDSPSVALVPAYGWMAQQSKLNIPVSLPEKVFRQLLEKCQAMLVSSLPLGAKLVQVVESLFPNDAQALNDLAGMVLRSPSRSVNALEKMPIQESDYSDLGKRQQMALSLLAAKQLLENLTLPISDSNPVVERQWLTSAGAINLKLEYQSQGRVRKLCVMGELPTAGILTLQGNGTQAKAMSSTSGCVSVELYGQPLNQTYTLEVEFPELEQQSLLFVIPPMM; translated from the coding sequence ATGAATAGTGACTCAGAATCCTTACAACACCAGTTACTCGCTTGGCTTTTGGCATCGGATGTCGAAGCAAGCTTGCATCCCTCGGCTGAATGTGAGGAAATTGACGGGGTAGAAAATCCGCTTTTTGAAACCACCACTTCCATAAGTGGTGATTTTGAGTCGGAAGGGATACCCCAAACCTTTCAACTGGGAGAAATTCCTACTGTGCAAGAACGTTTCCAAGCCGTCATTAAACGTCGGCTACAAGTCCAAATTCAAGACCACCCGCCTTTATTCCCTTGGGAAACCCAATTAAGAGATTACCCCGATTACGTAGACAGTCCTTCGGTTGCATTAGTTCCAGCATACGGGTGGATGGCACAGCAATCGAAACTGAATATACCTGTATCTTTACCTGAAAAAGTTTTTCGGCAATTGCTAGAAAAATGTCAGGCAATGCTGGTATCTTCTCTGCCTTTGGGGGCAAAATTAGTTCAGGTAGTCGAGAGCTTGTTTCCTAACGATGCCCAAGCACTCAACGACTTAGCCGGGATGGTGCTAAGAAGTCCCTCTCGCTCTGTAAACGCTCTAGAGAAAATGCCGATCCAAGAAAGCGATTACTCCGATTTAGGAAAACGCCAACAGATGGCTTTATCTTTGCTAGCAGCTAAACAATTACTGGAAAATCTGACTTTGCCAATTTCAGATAGCAATCCAGTGGTCGAAAGACAATGGCTAACTAGCGCGGGCGCTATCAACCTCAAGCTGGAATATCAGTCTCAGGGTAGGGTGAGAAAACTCTGCGTCATGGGGGAGCTACCCACGGCGGGGATTTTGACACTCCAAGGAAATGGCACTCAAGCAAAGGCGATGTCTTCTACTTCGGGTTGCGTTAGTGTTGAGTTATACGGTCAACCACTTAACCAGACTTATACTTTGGAGGTTGAGTTCCCTGAATTAGAGCAACAATCACTTTTGTTTGTCATTCCGCCGATGATGTAG
- the murI gene encoding glutamate racemase, giving the protein MLLSSIFEGNQNHFSDLEPQRAPIGIFDSGVGGLTVLRQLYRQLPNESIIYFGDTARLPYGIRSQAEILQFVREILTWMQQQQVKMVIMACNTSSALALETVREEFNLPILGVILPGARAAVQQGKRIGVIATPATAKSNAYRQAILEIDPDVQVWQVGCPEFVPLIEQNRIQDPYTTDVARSYLEPLIRQQIDTLVYGCTHYPHLEPVLRSLLPSSVKLVDPAVHVVAACTQELDLLGLKNTHPPKPTRFAVSGCPQQFAQSSLPWLGCTPMVEVVRFTDAVISHIQKD; this is encoded by the coding sequence GTGCTTTTATCTTCCATTTTTGAAGGCAATCAAAATCATTTTTCCGATCTTGAACCCCAACGTGCCCCGATTGGCATCTTTGATAGTGGTGTGGGTGGTTTGACGGTACTGCGACAACTCTATCGGCAACTCCCCAATGAATCAATCATTTACTTTGGGGATACAGCTCGACTTCCTTACGGTATTCGTTCGCAAGCAGAAATATTGCAGTTCGTGCGCGAAATTCTCACCTGGATGCAACAGCAACAAGTGAAAATGGTAATTATGGCATGTAACACCAGTTCTGCTTTAGCTTTAGAGACGGTGCGTGAAGAATTTAACCTGCCGATTCTTGGAGTCATTCTCCCAGGAGCGAGGGCAGCAGTGCAACAAGGAAAGCGGATTGGGGTAATTGCGACCCCAGCAACTGCCAAAAGTAATGCTTATCGGCAAGCTATTCTGGAAATTGATCCAGATGTTCAAGTTTGGCAAGTCGGCTGTCCGGAGTTTGTGCCCCTGATTGAACAAAACCGGATTCAAGACCCTTACACTACTGATGTTGCCCGGTCTTATTTGGAACCTTTAATACGGCAGCAAATTGATACTTTAGTTTACGGGTGTACCCATTATCCCCACCTTGAACCAGTACTGCGATCGCTTCTACCTTCCTCGGTCAAGTTAGTTGACCCAGCTGTTCATGTCGTTGCCGCTTGTACCCAAGAGTTAGACCTTCTGGGCTTAAAAAATACCCACCCACCAAAGCCAACTCGCTTCGCTGTCAGTGGTTGTCCACAACAGTTTGCCCAGTCCTCCTTACCGTGGCTTGGCTGTACCCCAATGGTTGAAGTTGTCCGCTTCACCGATGCCGTAATTTCTCACATCCAGAAAGACTAG
- the sds gene encoding solanesyl diphosphate synthase: MTPATSFFSPVEADLRILADNLKQLVGNRHPILYAAAEHLFGAGGKRIRPAIVLLVSRSTMLEQEITPRHRRLAEITEMIHTASLVHDDVVDESDMRRGVPTVHSLFGNRIAVLAGDFLFAQSSWYLANLNNLEVVKLLSEVIMDLASGEIQQGLNRFDTNTSIETYLKKSYYKTASLIANSSKAAGLLSDVSQETAEHLYGYGRNLGLAFQIVDDILDFTSSTDTLGKPAGSDLISGNLTAPVLFALEEKPYLEVLISREFAQVGDLEQALALIEDSQGIVRSRDLAAEHAKLAIEHLAVLQPSECRQALTNMTDYVLSRLY, translated from the coding sequence ATGACCCCAGCTACCTCCTTTTTTTCCCCTGTGGAAGCAGACCTGCGAATACTAGCAGACAACCTGAAACAGCTAGTTGGAAATCGCCACCCCATACTCTATGCAGCGGCAGAGCATTTATTTGGAGCTGGGGGCAAGCGCATAAGACCGGCAATTGTTCTATTAGTATCGCGCTCAACAATGCTAGAGCAAGAAATCACGCCGCGACACCGACGCCTAGCAGAAATTACAGAAATGATTCACACGGCAAGCTTAGTGCATGACGACGTGGTGGATGAATCAGATATGCGGCGTGGTGTTCCCACAGTTCATAGTTTGTTTGGCAACCGCATTGCTGTATTAGCTGGAGATTTTCTATTTGCTCAATCCTCTTGGTATTTAGCTAACCTGAACAACTTAGAGGTAGTGAAACTGCTGTCTGAGGTTATTATGGATTTGGCTTCAGGAGAGATCCAGCAGGGACTAAATCGCTTTGATACTAATACCTCGATTGAGACTTACTTAAAAAAGAGCTATTACAAAACTGCGTCGTTAATTGCCAACAGCTCTAAAGCAGCCGGGTTACTGAGCGACGTTTCCCAAGAAACCGCCGAACATTTGTATGGCTACGGTCGTAATCTTGGTTTGGCATTTCAGATTGTGGATGATATTTTAGATTTCACTTCTTCGACGGATACCTTAGGTAAACCAGCCGGATCGGATCTCATCAGTGGGAATTTGACTGCACCAGTTTTATTCGCTTTGGAAGAAAAACCATACTTAGAAGTGCTGATTTCACGAGAGTTTGCCCAGGTTGGCGATTTAGAACAAGCGCTGGCGCTGATTGAAGATAGTCAGGGTATAGTGCGATCGCGCGACTTAGCAGCCGAACATGCCAAACTAGCGATTGAACATCTTGCGGTTCTCCAACCCTCAGAATGCCGGCAAGCCCTGACTAATATGACTGATTATGTACTGAGTCGGCTCTATTAA
- a CDS encoding N-acetylmuramoyl-L-alanine amidase codes for MKLHWLLPGTFGSILMLSSPTLAAKLDSWRFDANQNRLEINTTGAVQPQAQLIFNPTRLVIDLPGTTFGRPQLRQQVGGAITSIRVGQFDEQTTRIVVELTPGYTLDPNQVKFVGTTASRWTVQIPTPVAERVGTQPTDIAATQPTANGALPPRNIYNVVTSQPSTLAPATKASVISAAQGTTQIENLRITGDGFFVRTSGTNPQIQVNRSDDRRAINIDIAGASLSPILLQRDVPVNRYGVNRIQFSQLQTSPPVVRMTMQVDTNSSDWRASSSSVGGFIVLPNTGVVRLPGSSNIPPVPASNNPRPITPPVVANLPATIQSVELAATGTQLIVRGDRNLSANGSWDRSTGFYRITIPNARLAPSVRGPVFGPNSPILKIRLQQQDSNTVAIFVQPAQGAQIGELNQVGDQFIALEIQPSRRVPTSSSNISRLPFPPLPPPNRVPFPDPLTNDRPTSPPPSRQVPRGRPIVVIDPGHGGKDSGAPGLGGLLEKNVVLPIGQRVAAILEQNGVNAVLTRNSDTFVPLQGIVDIADRANATLFVSIHANSVDNRPDVNGLEVYYYDSGYGLAEVVRRSILQNISTIKDRGTRKARFYVLRKSTMPSILVETGYMTGREDNPRLATTEYQNRMAEAIARGVLRYLQR; via the coding sequence GTGAAATTACACTGGTTACTACCCGGTACTTTTGGAAGTATTTTGATGCTATCGTCGCCAACTTTGGCGGCGAAATTGGACTCTTGGCGTTTTGATGCCAACCAAAACCGACTAGAAATTAATACTACAGGCGCTGTTCAACCGCAGGCACAATTAATCTTTAACCCCACTCGTTTAGTAATTGACTTGCCGGGAACAACCTTTGGGCGTCCGCAGCTAAGGCAGCAGGTAGGTGGTGCAATTACCTCAATTCGGGTCGGGCAGTTTGATGAACAAACAACTCGCATCGTCGTGGAATTGACTCCTGGTTATACCCTAGACCCCAACCAGGTCAAATTTGTCGGCACAACTGCTAGCCGCTGGACAGTGCAAATACCAACGCCAGTAGCAGAGCGAGTAGGAACTCAGCCCACAGACATTGCCGCGACGCAGCCAACAGCTAATGGCGCCTTACCGCCCAGAAATATTTACAATGTGGTGACAAGCCAACCGAGTACTTTAGCCCCAGCGACTAAGGCGTCGGTTATCAGCGCCGCACAAGGAACGACTCAAATTGAAAATTTGCGGATTACAGGGGATGGATTTTTTGTCCGCACTAGTGGCACTAATCCTCAGATTCAAGTAAATCGCAGCGACGATAGAAGGGCAATTAATATTGACATCGCTGGCGCATCTTTATCACCAATTTTGTTGCAACGGGATGTGCCGGTTAATCGCTACGGTGTCAACCGCATCCAATTTTCGCAACTGCAAACCAGCCCACCTGTAGTCCGCATGACTATGCAGGTGGACACAAATAGTTCTGACTGGCGGGCAAGTAGCAGTAGTGTAGGTGGTTTTATAGTTCTACCGAATACAGGTGTAGTCAGATTACCGGGCAGTAGTAATATTCCACCAGTTCCTGCAAGCAACAACCCACGCCCCATCACACCACCAGTTGTTGCCAACTTGCCAGCAACAATTCAGTCTGTAGAACTGGCAGCTACTGGCACGCAATTGATTGTGAGAGGCGATCGCAATTTATCTGCAAACGGCTCTTGGGATAGATCCACTGGATTTTACCGCATCACCATTCCCAATGCTCGCTTGGCTCCTTCTGTCAGAGGTCCGGTATTTGGTCCTAATAGCCCCATTCTGAAAATACGTTTGCAACAGCAAGACTCAAATACTGTTGCCATCTTTGTTCAACCCGCCCAAGGAGCGCAAATTGGCGAACTCAACCAAGTTGGCGATCAATTTATCGCTTTAGAAATACAACCCTCTCGACGGGTACCAACATCATCATCCAACATTTCTCGACTTCCTTTCCCTCCCCTACCACCACCAAACAGAGTCCCGTTCCCAGATCCACTTACTAACGACCGACCGACATCACCGCCACCCTCACGTCAGGTTCCCAGAGGACGACCGATAGTAGTTATTGACCCTGGACATGGCGGTAAAGACTCTGGTGCGCCCGGTTTGGGAGGACTTTTAGAAAAAAATGTCGTTTTGCCTATTGGTCAAAGAGTTGCGGCTATTTTAGAGCAAAATGGGGTAAATGCAGTTCTAACGCGGAATTCTGACACTTTTGTCCCACTTCAAGGAATTGTAGATATAGCAGATCGAGCTAATGCTACTTTGTTTGTCAGTATTCACGCCAACTCAGTTGATAACCGCCCAGATGTGAATGGGTTAGAAGTTTATTATTACGACAGCGGTTATGGTTTGGCGGAAGTAGTTCGCCGGAGTATTCTCCAAAACATCAGCACTATCAAAGACCGAGGAACGCGCAAAGCTAGATTTTATGTTCTGAGGAAAAGTACTATGCCCTCTATTCTTGTAGAAACAGGCTATATGACCGGTCGCGAGGATAATCCCAGGCTAGCAACTACAGAATACCAAAATCGCATGGCAGAAGCGATCGCTCGTGGTGTCCTCAGGTATCTACAACGTTAA
- a CDS encoding transglutaminase TgpA family protein: MFNLSRISWRLPVNRYWRHLRSSPLIEVEDSITLRVLVLALVIVGILATDIAAQTKFSFWAIPLSVVGAIWSYYRRRDANVSVKFCIAIGMLVALGAFLGRLLGELNDTRLGLAELLIQLQVLHSFDMPRRKNLGYSIAIALILLGVAATLSQTFEFAPMLMLFLAIALPTLVIDYRSRLGLEKEKGKSQKLNSRKLSSLLPFYFLLFTLIVGLGLVIFAVMPRFPGYQLRTFPVSSPIEVKGTFTGRSIINPGYVRQGNANNQGNNSNGTAESKNGKPGGLDNTFYYGFNSQINQNLRGEMKPKVVMRVRSQVEGFWRVLAFDRYTGKGWEISRNEEVLTVKRSPWSYQIYLNPPAIDTPTKEIVQTYTLVSDLPNLIPAMTYPKEVYFPTPVIAVDKEGSLRSPVGLSEDLTYTIISDVPYRDRASLGKASTNYPQNIKNYYLQIPPEIAEKVRQRTEEILTNYNRERVGKSEKSLDSTYEKALYLAQYLKQNYSIPENPLELPYLSDKEDLVETFLFKQKGGYPDHFSTVLTVMLRSIGIPARLVAGFSSGEFNPFTGMYIVRNTDAYAMTEVYFPKHGWFTFDPIPNHPLIPPSIEETQTFSVLRQFWNWVAGWLPSPVTGLLNNVFGAIFSWIGKAIAQFFALFSQGWLGVLTGLILATATAFLSWLGWVQWRESLKRRTFKKLPPMESLYQQMLQTLAEKGFSKHPAQTPLEYASVSYQHHSQATAEVIDEICQAYNSWRYGGHDPNLNRLRQRWQEMKKAAKS, from the coding sequence ATGTTTAATTTGTCCAGGATAAGTTGGCGTTTACCTGTTAATCGTTATTGGCGGCATTTGCGCTCTTCACCTTTAATCGAAGTGGAAGATTCAATTACCTTACGGGTGCTGGTGCTAGCTTTGGTAATTGTGGGAATTTTGGCGACGGATATTGCAGCTCAAACGAAATTTAGTTTTTGGGCAATTCCTCTAAGCGTAGTGGGTGCGATTTGGAGTTATTACCGTCGTCGAGATGCTAATGTTTCGGTTAAGTTTTGTATCGCCATTGGAATGTTAGTAGCACTCGGTGCTTTCTTAGGGCGATTGCTGGGCGAGTTGAATGATACACGGCTGGGTTTAGCTGAGTTACTAATTCAATTACAAGTCCTTCACAGTTTCGATATGCCTCGTCGCAAAAATTTGGGGTATTCAATTGCGATCGCGCTGATTTTGCTTGGTGTGGCAGCGACGCTAAGTCAAACTTTTGAGTTTGCGCCAATGTTAATGTTATTTTTAGCGATCGCCCTACCAACTTTAGTTATAGATTACCGTTCTCGTCTCGGCTTAGAAAAAGAAAAAGGTAAAAGTCAGAAGCTAAACTCCAGAAAATTATCTTCTCTTTTACCCTTTTACTTTTTACTTTTTACTTTAATTGTCGGGCTAGGATTGGTAATTTTTGCTGTTATGCCGCGTTTTCCTGGCTATCAACTGCGAACTTTCCCCGTAAGTTCCCCTATCGAAGTTAAAGGCACTTTTACAGGACGCAGTATCATCAATCCCGGTTATGTCCGTCAAGGTAATGCCAATAATCAAGGCAATAATAGCAACGGGACGGCGGAAAGTAAAAACGGCAAACCGGGGGGATTGGATAATACGTTTTATTACGGTTTTAATAGCCAGATTAACCAAAACCTGCGGGGAGAAATGAAACCCAAGGTAGTGATGCGGGTGCGATCGCAAGTCGAAGGTTTTTGGCGAGTGTTGGCATTCGATCGCTACACGGGTAAGGGATGGGAGATTTCCCGCAACGAAGAGGTTCTGACTGTCAAGCGATCGCCTTGGTCTTACCAAATTTATCTCAATCCGCCAGCAATAGATACGCCAACTAAAGAAATAGTACAAACTTACACTCTCGTGTCGGATTTGCCTAACTTGATTCCGGCTATGACTTATCCGAAAGAAGTATACTTTCCGACACCAGTGATAGCTGTTGATAAAGAAGGTTCTTTGCGATCGCCTGTGGGATTATCAGAAGACCTGACTTATACGATAATTTCCGATGTACCTTACCGCGATCGGGCTTCTTTAGGAAAGGCTTCAACTAACTATCCCCAAAATATTAAAAATTACTATCTACAAATTCCCCCAGAAATTGCCGAAAAAGTCCGGCAACGCACCGAAGAAATTTTAACTAATTACAACCGCGAACGAGTCGGAAAGTCAGAAAAATCCCTTGATTCAACTTACGAAAAGGCACTTTATTTAGCTCAATATCTCAAGCAAAATTATTCTATTCCCGAAAATCCCTTAGAACTGCCTTATTTAAGTGATAAAGAAGACTTGGTAGAAACCTTTTTGTTTAAGCAAAAAGGAGGCTATCCAGACCACTTTTCTACAGTTTTGACGGTGATGCTGCGTTCTATTGGCATTCCAGCGCGGTTGGTGGCAGGATTTAGTTCTGGAGAGTTTAACCCATTTACAGGGATGTACATCGTTCGCAACACCGATGCTTATGCAATGACAGAGGTGTATTTCCCCAAACATGGTTGGTTTACCTTCGATCCAATTCCCAACCATCCGCTGATTCCACCATCGATAGAAGAGACTCAGACTTTTAGTGTGCTGCGTCAATTTTGGAATTGGGTTGCAGGCTGGTTGCCCTCGCCGGTGACTGGTTTGTTAAATAATGTATTTGGGGCAATATTTAGTTGGATAGGTAAAGCGATCGCTCAATTTTTTGCTTTATTTTCTCAAGGTTGGCTTGGTGTATTGACAGGCTTAATTTTAGCAACTGCAACGGCTTTTTTAAGTTGGTTGGGTTGGGTACAGTGGCGAGAATCATTGAAGCGCCGTACTTTCAAAAAATTGCCCCCAATGGAAAGCCTTTATCAACAAATGCTGCAAACTTTAGCTGAAAAAGGTTTTAGCAAGCACCCAGCACAAACACCTTTAGAATATGCCAGCGTGTCATACCAGCATCATTCACAAGCAACGGCTGAGGTTATAGATGAAATCTGCCAAGCATATAATAGCTGGCGTTATGGTGGTCACGATCCTAATTTGAATCGACTGCGACAAAGATGGCAAGAAATGAAAAAGGCTGCTAAAAGTTGA
- a CDS encoding N-acetylmuramoyl-L-alanine amidase: MKLHWLLPGTFGTIFMLSSPTLAARLESWRFDVNQNRLEIKTTGDVQPQAQLLFNPTRLVIDLPETTFERFSVGEATPTPNQQQLSSGFRSISVKQLNEKSSRIIVELSPGYTLDPKQVKFVGITASHWTVQLPKPAARQVASPRNLYNVVIGNNKPDAKIANTTNAGTQIENLLTTGDGFFIRTTGARPQVEVNRSDDRKSINIDIAGASLSPNLQRERAINRYGVKRIQFSQRETQPPVVRITLQVDKNSSDWQVNLNSPRGLVLLPSTVVRLTNSSNLDNTSGTSSLAVSPPNNSTDNKVSTIKSVELAGNGTQLLLKGDSTLSATGGWDRASGLFRISIKNARLAPSLKGPVLNSNSPIARVRLQSEGSNTVIVFVQPNPGVQIGELNQINSQTIALQLKRSVQRSGRIIPPISGLPPLPLPNQVPFPDPNAPYRVPSRSPRIPSGRVVVVIDPGHGGKDSGALGIGGLQEKDIILPIGQKLGRILQQNGVQVILTRDSDYFVSLQGRVDLADRANADVFVSIHANSAGSERPDVSGLEVYYYDSGLSLARIVQKSILRSVNVRDRGVRRARFYVLRKSSMPSILVETGYMTGREDIAKLRNPQYQNQMAEAIARGVLQYLKQR, translated from the coding sequence GTGAAACTACACTGGCTACTACCTGGCACTTTTGGAACTATCTTCATGCTATCGTCACCGACTTTGGCTGCAAGATTGGAATCTTGGCGTTTTGATGTTAATCAAAATCGGTTGGAAATTAAGACCACCGGAGATGTTCAACCCCAAGCGCAATTACTCTTCAACCCCACGCGCTTGGTAATTGACTTGCCAGAAACAACATTTGAGCGATTCTCCGTAGGAGAGGCTACGCCAACGCCAAACCAACAGCAGTTAAGCTCAGGATTTCGCTCTATCAGTGTTAAGCAGTTAAATGAAAAATCATCTCGTATAATCGTTGAACTTAGCCCTGGTTATACCCTAGACCCCAAACAGGTGAAATTTGTCGGCATAACTGCCAGTCACTGGACGGTACAATTACCAAAACCAGCTGCACGGCAAGTCGCTTCCCCCAGAAATCTTTACAATGTGGTGATAGGAAATAACAAACCAGATGCCAAAATTGCCAACACCACAAACGCGGGGACGCAAATCGAGAATTTACTTACAACAGGAGATGGGTTTTTTATCCGCACGACTGGTGCCCGTCCTCAAGTTGAGGTAAATCGCAGCGACGACAGAAAGTCAATTAATATCGATATTGCCGGTGCATCTTTATCACCTAATTTGCAACGCGAACGGGCAATTAATCGCTATGGTGTCAAGCGCATTCAATTCAGCCAGCGGGAAACACAACCACCTGTTGTTCGCATAACTTTGCAGGTAGATAAAAATAGTTCAGATTGGCAAGTAAATCTTAACAGTCCCCGTGGTTTGGTACTTCTGCCCAGTACTGTTGTTAGATTGACGAATAGTAGTAATCTGGATAATACAAGTGGCACAAGCTCCTTAGCTGTTTCACCGCCAAATAATTCTACAGATAATAAAGTCTCTACAATTAAGTCTGTGGAACTTGCTGGTAATGGTACGCAATTGCTCCTCAAAGGCGATAGCACTTTATCTGCTACTGGTGGCTGGGATAGAGCTTCTGGTTTATTCCGTATCAGCATTAAGAATGCTAGATTAGCACCTTCACTCAAAGGTCCGGTTTTGAATAGCAATAGCCCGATCGCTAGAGTCCGTCTGCAATCTGAAGGATCAAATACTGTGATTGTTTTTGTCCAACCAAATCCGGGAGTACAAATTGGGGAACTAAACCAAATCAATAGCCAGACTATAGCTTTACAATTAAAACGTTCTGTGCAACGTTCTGGGCGAATCATACCCCCGATTAGTGGTTTACCTCCCTTACCACTACCAAATCAAGTCCCATTTCCAGATCCAAACGCTCCATATCGCGTACCATCACGGAGTCCCCGCATTCCCTCAGGACGAGTAGTAGTTGTTATTGACCCCGGACATGGTGGTAAAGACTCTGGTGCACTTGGTATTGGGGGACTGCAAGAGAAGGATATCATCTTGCCGATTGGTCAAAAATTGGGACGAATTTTACAGCAAAATGGAGTGCAAGTAATATTGACAAGAGATTCTGATTATTTTGTTAGTCTTCAGGGAAGAGTAGATTTAGCAGATCGAGCTAATGCTGATGTATTTGTCAGTATCCATGCTAATTCTGCCGGTTCAGAACGTCCTGATGTCAGTGGTTTAGAAGTGTATTATTACGACAGTGGTTTAAGTTTGGCTCGTATCGTCCAAAAAAGCATTCTCCGAAGTGTGAATGTTAGAGATCGAGGAGTGCGACGAGCGCGATTTTACGTTTTAAGAAAAAGTTCTATGCCTTCAATTCTCGTAGAAACTGGTTACATGACTGGTCGGGAGGATATCGCTAAACTAAGAAATCCACAATATCAAAATCAAATGGCAGAGGCGATCGCTCGCGGTGTCCTCCAGTATCTAAAGCAAAGATAA